A segment of the Balneola vulgaris DSM 17893 genome:
GCTGTTAAGTCCTGTTGTAAATAAACTAGAGAGCTGGAAACTAGGAAGGGCGCTCAGCATCCTACTTACCATTCTATTAGTGTTGGTGATTTTTGCGGGCATCGTATCGTTGATATCGGCACAGTTTGTTCAGTTTGCAGAACGAGTGCCTGAAGTAACCGAACGGCTTAAAACCGTAACCGCCGATGGGATTGAGTATCTAGAGAACACCGTTGGTATTTCACAGGAGCAAAGAACCAATTACTTAGAACAAGGGCTAAGCAATCTCATCGATAAAAGTGGGCAGTATGTTGGCTCGGTAGTAAGTGCTACCACTAGTGCATTTACCTTAATGTCGCTCTTACCCATTTTTGTGTTCTTCATGCTGTACTACAAAGAAATGTATATCACCTTCTTTCAAAAGCTGTTTGATCGAAAGAAGCAGCAATCGGGCATCGATGAAGTACTCGATAATGTTCAAGATGTCACCCAGAACTACTTAGTAGGTATGCTAACGGTCATTGGAATTCTAGCCATCTTAAACACCACAGGACTTTTCCTCATTGGATTGGAGCACGCCATTTTCTTTGGAGTGTTTGCCTCATTGCTAGCGGTAATCCCTTATATCGGAATTATCATTGGTGCACTGCCGCCATTACTTTTCGCTTTCTTGTTAGGAGATAGCCTTATTACACCCTTGCTAGTAATTGCCGTTTTTGGAACGGTTCAGTTTCTAGAAGGTAACTTTATTACACCACGTATCGTGGGTTCAAAAGTAGCTATTAACCCGTTTATGGCGATGCTTGCCTTAATCGTTGGGGGCGAATTATGGGGAATTTCAGGAATGATTCTATTCGTGCCGCTGATCGGAATACTTCGTGTGATCTTCGAGCAAGTAGACGGACTCAAGCCTTATGGGTATCTACTGGGTAACCGCATTGAGTACGACAAACCAGAGGGTTAAGTGGACTTAGCTTAGCGAAAATTCTTTTTACCAATGTTGAGTTGGGCACTTACGTGGATGCTCATGTGATAATACTGTCCGTTGGTATTATAACTTTCGGGCTTATTTAACAGATTGCGCAGCGCAAGTTGTAGGGCGAGAGCCCGATCAAACATCCAAGTTTTAGCAGATGCGTTTAACAATCGAATGGGCCGAACCCGAACGGGAGGCCACCCACTTTGAGCCTCTAATTCCTCATATGCATTTATTTTCCGAGCAGAGATATATCTGTAGATTAACTCAAATTGAGCATTGTCATGCATCTTATATTGAAGCACTTGGTTAAAAGAGATCGGCGGACTTTGTTCAAAACGAGATTCAATTTCTCGATCGCTATAGGTTAAAAGATGGGCATTTAACTGAGTACGAGTGTATAGTTTATCAGTCAGAGAGCTTTCAATGCGATAGCGAATATTAGCTAGACCTACCTGTTGGTGATCAGTGAAGGAAGTGGTGGTTTGCAATCGGCGTCCACTAGCAGCAGGAGCGTAGTTCGTCCATGCTGAGCTAAGCCTCCAATAGTGAGTAAAGCTCATTGTAAAGGATGATTGAAATTTTTGAATCTTTCGCTGCTGAACAAAAGACACACTCGACCTGATATTCCGATGCTCAGAATCATCGATTATATCTTGCCCTTGCCTACCTTCTAATGTATACCCAATTTTGTGCTTCCAAAAAGTATAGAGGTTGGCTTGCCTGTTTAAATTGGTGATGGAACTTTCTAAATGAAACCTACGGTCTTGAACATCATGCGTCAATCCTACACTCGACCGCGCATTACCGATCATAGTAGTGAGCTTAGTTGAAGGAGTGAGTTCATTATGTACCCATGAAACTTGCCAATTTGCGATCTCTAAATCCTGATCATTTATTTGGTCTTCCCATCGTTGATATTTGAGCTCTCCTACTATGTAATTTCGAGTATTCAGTGAAATATGTGCAGCTGAATGAGTACCAATCTGCTCTATTTCTTGTGAAGGGGAAGGAGCTCCTGTTAAGCTATCACTATCCGACCAACTGAAATGAGTGTTGAAGGATTTTAAACGAGAGGTGTTATTAGGCCGATATTGAAAGCCTGATTGGAAATGATATTGCTCAAATGGTGTTTCAATGCCAGCTATGGGGTCCCAAATGTAGTTTGATTCAATGCCTCGGAAAGTACTAAAGATATTCAACGAACCTGTAGTGAGTGAAAAGCGGTTTTGAAGATGGATGTAGTTATAAACATTACGCTGTAGATAGCTATTGCCGTCATTGTTCCTAAGCAGCGTTCGATTGAATAAGGTCGCATTACGGGTATCATCGTAAACATAGAAGTTAGAACGAGAATATCGATCTCTGCTAAGAAGAAGAGTGCTTTTAAATGAATTAGGAAGCCAAAGATCAATCTTTTCAATATAGTTTATAGCCTCCACATTCGAGGAGTTTAACTCAGAGGAGGTGTGGGGGCCTGGATCGTTAATCTCATTAACTAAGCCTTTTTGATATCCAATGGTAGAACGTTTTTGCTTGAGGTAAATATGTATCGCTCCAGAAGGAGTATGGTAACCCTGATGATATAGCTCTCTAATAATTGTAACCGAATCGATAGCATTAAAGGAAAGATTGGGTAGCATAAAACTACGCTTACCCAAAACATCGGTGGCTTGAAGCACCCCATCTATAAATACTAACGGGAATTCATTGTTGTGGCTGAGGGAAGGTTCGCCAAGCACGTCGAATGTGCTAAGGTCATAGCTATCAAAAGGGATGTTGGCGTTACTGAAAATCCATTCTGCTAAACTGTAATAGGGTGAAATGGATTGATTAGGTTTGAGTACCAAATCATGACTTTGTGCTTGAGTCCAATTAGGCGTGATGCTAAAGCACAGAAGGAAACCGAATAGAGCATAAAGCTTTTTCATACTTGCTCCCCTAATCAATAAAAGATTGAATATGATTAGGCAAGTGGAGTCTATACCGAACTCCTAATCCGAGATGCAAAATATGCTGACGCTCGTAGTTAAAAACTTTTGCGTACTGGAAGTGTGCAAATAGCGCAAGTTTACCCAAACGAATGGTAGGTTCAAGAATAGAAGTGAAATACAACTCCCGTTCATCAGAGTTACTGGTAAAGGCATCGCCTATAAGCCATGTTTTTTGAATGCCTACACCCAACATAGTAGAAAGCGAAAAGATTTTTTCCTCACCAAAAATATAGCCGAAAGTTGCCGCATAGTTCGTCGACTCAAGCAAAGCGTACGGCTCACCTTTGGGCTCATAGTCGAAATAAGCAACATTCAAACCAACGTGTCCTACATAAAATGGAGTGGTGAGAGATGCCCCATAGCTCTGAGTTAAATCCCATCTATTCGCGTAACTGTTATCCTGTAGATAAGGCTGAGTGGTTTGAACTCCGATATCAATATACTCAAAGGCTTGGGCGTGGATGGTTGATTGAACACCAAGAAGTACAAAAATTAGGGTAATAAAAGTTTTTGGGGTGACTTCCCCCCACGATGGTAATGTCATATTCAACGGTGCGATAAAAGTAAGGCAAGTTTATGGAATTGCTCATCGAAGTCCAATGCTTTTGAGATGCTTAAATACAAAAGGTGAATGGTCATGTAGTTGCCACTCACCTTTCAATTATTTAGTTGTCCTTTTTTTTCTTCTTAGACCATTGATCGATAACTACGGGTATAAAAAATATAGCTAACGCAATTGCGCTAATGATTATAGATCCTAAATCAATTTCCATTTCACACAAATTTTGAGTTAATATAAGTATCCCTACAGCATGGATGGCCAGAGGGATGGGTGGATATGAGATGTTCTAATGGGTGAGTTAGAAATGGAAATGGAAGGGATATATCAATCGGTAGGTTGAAGAACTTATATTAAGTAGTGAGGAGCTTTTGAAACAGGCAGAAAGACGGTTGGACTGTCCATTACTTTTAGAAGCATCATTTTGAAGAGAATCGAGGTTCTTCGTGGATCTAACTTCAAGTTGGCTATTGGAATAATCAACACTTGATTCCCCTAGGTGGCTAAACAATACATACTCAATATGTGTAGGCGCTTTTTTACCAGGTATAGATGGAGCTTGAATCTTCGCGTCTTCATGATGCACGGCACCTAGGGTGTTGGTACTATCGTTGCACACTTGAGTACCAAGAGCTACAAAAGTAAAAAGTGCTATGACGGTTAGTAAAGGGCGCAAAGTAATGGGTATGGCTAAGCTAGAATTATGCGGTTTGCGATTTCTTTGTGAGTAGATCTCTTATTTCAGATACCTCATCTTTATCGGATAGAATTAACAACTTGTCTTGAACTTCAATTACCGTGGAACCTTTGGGTACAATAAATTTTCCATCTCGGTTGATGAGGGTAATTAATACATTTTCAGCTAAGCCTAAATCAAGTATTTGTTTGCCCACAGCAAAATCACCATTGGAAACACGAACTTCTTTAAGCGCAGCTTTAGTGTCTATCGTAGGTTCTAGTTCAATGGGGTAGCGAGTTTTTTCATAAAGGGGTTCATCCAATTTCAAGAGTCGGGCAGCAAGTGGGATGGTAGGACCTTGAATTAATACAGAGGTAACCACTACAAAGAAGATGATACTAAAGAATAACTCTGCGTGCTCCATGCCAGCAACTAAGGGGAAAGTTGCCATGATGATTGGAACAGCACCACGTAGACCCACCCAAGATAACAACGCCTTAGATTTTATATTGAAGCGAGTGAACATCAGACTTAAAAATACACTAATTGGGCGCCCAATGAAGATAAGTACCAATGCAATAATCATCCCTTCAGGAGCAACTTTAAGAATTTGATTTGGAAATACTACTAAGCCCAAGGTTAAAAACATACAAATTTGCATAAGCCACCCGATGCCATCAAAAAAGTTCAACAGGCTTCGTTTATGAACAAATGTTGAGTTTCCTAATACTAATCCAGCAAGGTAAACCGCTAAAAAACCACTACCGCTTAGCAAATCTGTACATGCATAGATAAGGGGAACAAAAGACAGTGATAGTACAGGATATAATCCATCATAGGTTAAATTGGACCGGTTTATAATCCAATTAATAGCCTTCCCAAATAGAATTCCAAGAACCGCACCAATTACCATTTGCTTCACAAATAGAAGCAATAAAGACAAGCTTGACATATCTGGAATTGTAAGGAATTGAATAAGGCCTATGGTTAAGAAAATGGCCATAGGGTCATTGGTGCCTGATTCAAATTCAATAAGTTCTCGTAGGCGATATTTGAACCCAATGGAATGCGATCTTAGTACCGAAAACACAGCTGCAGCATCGGTAGAAGAAACTATAGCTCCAAAAAGAATTCCTTCAAGGATGCTTACATTTAGAATAAGAGATACCAAATACCCAACAATCAAAGAACTAAGTAGAACGCCAAAAGTAGAAAGAAGGAGGCCAGGTCCTATGATAGGTTTAACCTTTCGCCATTTGGTATCAAGACCGCCAGAAAATAGAATATAGATAAGAGCGATAATACCTAGTTGCTGGGCAAGTTCATAGTCTTCAAAATAAACGACCCCTATGCCATCCGAGCCAAATATCATCCCTATGCCAAGAAAAATGAGCAGGGAAGGGATGCCATACTTCACCGATAACTTGCTGGAAAAGATACTCACCAGCAGTAACAAGGCACCTAGTAATAAATAGATTGAAACAATCACTATAGGTTAGATATAAGGCAAGAAATTGGTAATTCTAAACATCGAAAATATACGAAGCCAAAAAATTACATCTATGTTAAAGTGAGTATTAGTTGGGTTCATTCTCGGAGTAGAAGAGATACTTACAAACCTACCTTCCTTCAAAGTAAGCGCGGACTTCGTCGGCGGATTTGGTGTTAAGCACTCGTTCTTTTTCGAATTTGCCTTTGCGGGCAATACGCACGCCGTATTTCATAACATCAATCCCGTCGATGCTATGCGCATCAGGGTTAACGGAAGTCATCAACCCCACCTCTTTGGCTTTGTTTCCAAACTTCCAATCTAAGTCGAGGCGCCATGGGTTCGCATTGATCTCAATAGCGGTATTGTGTTCTGCGGCAAGGGTAATCAATTCATTTAAATCGATATCGCTTTCGTTACGCTTTAGCAAGAGTCGACCCGTTGGGTGACCAATCATACGTGTATATGGGTTTTTGATAGCTTGCCTGAAGCGCTCCATCATCTTGGCATGAGGCATTTCCAGCGATTGGTGTACACTGGCAATAATGAAATCAAAACCAGCTAGGATATCGTCCTCATAATCGAGGCTACCGTCAGCAAGGATATCAGACTCAATACCTTTAAATACCACAAAATTAGTACCCGCTTCCTTGAATTCAGCATTCAATGCATCAATTTCGTCCCACTGTCTTTTTACATCGTCGGCGCTAAGTCCACCAGCATAAGCAGCCGTTTTAGAGTGGTCGGTGATGCCCAGATATTCGTAACCTCGCGCTATACAAGCTTCGGCCATCTCACGAATCGAGAACTTGCCATCACTCCAAGTACTATGGGCATGGATCACCCCTTTGATATCGGCTTCGGTGACTAATTCTAGCGTTTCTTGTTCTTCAAATATCTCAAACTCACCACGGTCTTCGCGGAGCTCTGGTGGCACGAAGTTCAGATCTAGCATCTTGTAGATGTCGGCTTCGGACTCGTAAGGTTGTGGAGCATCAAAATCCGTTTCACCGTCTGCAGTGAGTTTATAGAGACCATACTCATTCAGGCTCATGCCCCGTTCACGTGCTCTCGAGCGCATCACCACATTATGCTCTTTACTGCCTGTGAAGTACATGAGCGCAGCTGCAAAGTTCTCTGGTTTAACAATGCGAAGATCAACCTGTCGGCCTTCATCTGTACGTACTGAGCTTTTGGTGTCGCCTTTGCCAAGCACTTCGGTCACACGCTCATGGGAGGTAAAAACCTCAAACAGGGAAGCGATGTATTGTTCTTCCGCGGCAATAAGGATGTCGATATCACCAATTGTTTCTTTGGCTCTTCGTAGTGAACCTGCTACTTCGATTTTCTGAACGCCTTCCAAATCTTTAAGGCTATCATAGATCGCCTCAGCAATAACCGTAGCTTCATCTAAACGGCAACGCTCATCGAACTTTTCCATCCATTCAATCGATTTCCGAATTTTTTCAGCAGACTTACCTCCTAATCCCGGAAGCTTTGCAAGCTCGCCACTATCAATAAGTTGTTTGAGTTCTTCTACCTCTGTAATGCCAAATTCTTTATGGATTTTGAGAATGTTCTTAGGTCCCAAGCCTGAAATTTCGGTCCATTTAATC
Coding sequences within it:
- a CDS encoding AI-2E family transporter; protein product: MKHHSTSSTKTYPFWLKSTVTLAGISLLFVILSYGKFILMPLAFAAFISMLLSPVVNKLESWKLGRALSILLTILLVLVIFAGIVSLISAQFVQFAERVPEVTERLKTVTADGIEYLENTVGISQEQRTNYLEQGLSNLIDKSGQYVGSVVSATTSAFTLMSLLPIFVFFMLYYKEMYITFFQKLFDRKKQQSGIDEVLDNVQDVTQNYLVGMLTVIGILAILNTTGLFLIGLEHAIFFGVFASLLAVIPYIGIIIGALPPLLFAFLLGDSLITPLLVIAVFGTVQFLEGNFITPRIVGSKVAINPFMAMLALIVGGELWGISGMILFVPLIGILRVIFEQVDGLKPYGYLLGNRIEYDKPEG
- the polX gene encoding DNA polymerase/3'-5' exonuclease PolX is translated as MLELQNGSHSSYYPRKENLDSNSMPTNRDVAAKLREVFQLMQLAGENRFKAIAFDRAAQTVEGLNDDINTYIESKTITDIKGIGKSIAEDIYAYAETGTMPVLEAFQEKVPSGLIKWTEISGLGPKNILKIHKEFGITEVEELKQLIDSGELAKLPGLGGKSAEKIRKSIEWMEKFDERCRLDEATVIAEAIYDSLKDLEGVQKIEVAGSLRRAKETIGDIDILIAAEEQYIASLFEVFTSHERVTEVLGKGDTKSSVRTDEGRQVDLRIVKPENFAAALMYFTGSKEHNVVMRSRARERGMSLNEYGLYKLTADGETDFDAPQPYESEADIYKMLDLNFVPPELREDRGEFEIFEEQETLELVTEADIKGVIHAHSTWSDGKFSIREMAEACIARGYEYLGITDHSKTAAYAGGLSADDVKRQWDEIDALNAEFKEAGTNFVVFKGIESDILADGSLDYEDDILAGFDFIIASVHQSLEMPHAKMMERFRQAIKNPYTRMIGHPTGRLLLKRNESDIDLNELITLAAEHNTAIEINANPWRLDLDWKFGNKAKEVGLMTSVNPDAHSIDGIDVMKYGVRIARKGKFEKERVLNTKSADEVRAYFEGR
- a CDS encoding potassium/proton antiporter; the protein is MIVSIYLLLGALLLLVSIFSSKLSVKYGIPSLLIFLGIGMIFGSDGIGVVYFEDYELAQQLGIIALIYILFSGGLDTKWRKVKPIIGPGLLLSTFGVLLSSLIVGYLVSLILNVSILEGILFGAIVSSTDAAAVFSVLRSHSIGFKYRLRELIEFESGTNDPMAIFLTIGLIQFLTIPDMSSLSLLLLFVKQMVIGAVLGILFGKAINWIINRSNLTYDGLYPVLSLSFVPLIYACTDLLSGSGFLAVYLAGLVLGNSTFVHKRSLLNFFDGIGWLMQICMFLTLGLVVFPNQILKVAPEGMIIALVLIFIGRPISVFLSLMFTRFNIKSKALLSWVGLRGAVPIIMATFPLVAGMEHAELFFSIIFFVVVTSVLIQGPTIPLAARLLKLDEPLYEKTRYPIELEPTIDTKAALKEVRVSNGDFAVGKQILDLGLAENVLITLINRDGKFIVPKGSTVIEVQDKLLILSDKDEVSEIRDLLTKKSQTA